In Microvenator marinus, one genomic interval encodes:
- the mog gene encoding molybdopterin adenylyltransferase, with protein METLKVGVLTVSDRAFSGEYEDRGGPGIVAWLEKGLSTPYETLARIVPDEREQISAAIVELIDQHACHLVLTTGGTGPAPRDVTPEATLDVADKELPGFGERMRQISLNYVPTAILSRQVGAIRGTSLIVNLPGQPKSIAEILDVLFASIPYCLELMGGPLVDTNPEVVVAFRPKKK; from the coding sequence GTGGAGACCTTAAAAGTCGGTGTATTAACTGTTAGCGACCGCGCGTTTTCTGGGGAATACGAGGATCGCGGTGGCCCGGGAATCGTGGCGTGGTTGGAGAAGGGGCTGAGCACACCCTACGAGACGTTGGCACGTATAGTGCCGGATGAACGCGAGCAAATTTCGGCAGCAATCGTGGAGTTGATCGATCAACACGCTTGCCATTTGGTTCTGACCACGGGCGGCACAGGACCTGCGCCTCGAGATGTTACTCCGGAGGCTACGCTCGACGTTGCGGACAAGGAGTTACCTGGATTCGGCGAGCGCATGCGGCAGATTTCGTTGAACTATGTGCCGACTGCGATTCTTTCGAGACAAGTGGGGGCAATTCGTGGCACTTCCCTGATCGTGAATCTACCTGGTCAGCCGAAGTCGATCGCGGAAATCTTGGACGTACTTTTCGCCTCGATTCCGTATTGTTTGGAGCTGATGGGCGGGCCTTTGGTAGACACGAATCCCGAAGTTGTTGTGGCGTTTAGGCCGAAGAAGAAGTGA
- a CDS encoding BrnT family toxin, producing MDTGYIWDERKYLMVQEKHGVTFAEVVDVMESEVSMYFEDPQGNPGRDMCVGPTKEGRMLQVIISDEDLPLYRIVTAFPASKEWQDEFKH from the coding sequence ATGGATACTGGATATATTTGGGACGAGCGAAAGTACCTAATGGTTCAGGAAAAGCACGGAGTTACGTTCGCGGAAGTCGTCGATGTAATGGAGAGTGAAGTCTCAATGTACTTCGAGGATCCTCAGGGAAACCCCGGTAGAGACATGTGCGTCGGACCAACGAAAGAGGGAAGGATGCTTCAAGTGATAATCAGTGACGAAGATCTCCCGCTTTATCGAATAGTCACGGCTTTTCCGGCAAGTAAGGAGTGGCAAGATGAGTTCAAACATTAA
- a CDS encoding AgmX/PglI C-terminal domain-containing protein — MRIVFVLALLIPSLAGAQTAESGSQTSPADKPRAHLSIINQKNESIDECFATLTKEPSQHPGVRVKFVVSKEGTPTLMIASEAENPDLTKCVLDVVATVKFPPASREVLMNYNFAFKQEFPPHDGSSYKKKFIRQVIGENEENIQRCHDIGLKEDPELHGNIQTKFYIWYDGTVLKSTIESSTLNNPDVELCIQEAILGMRFPEPPLMVVVAYPLDFKTKEKGDE; from the coding sequence ATGAGGATAGTCTTCGTCCTGGCACTTTTAATCCCTAGTCTTGCAGGTGCTCAAACCGCAGAATCAGGCTCCCAGACTAGCCCTGCTGACAAGCCACGAGCACACCTAAGTATCATCAACCAGAAGAATGAGAGTATTGACGAATGTTTCGCCACGCTGACCAAGGAGCCTTCTCAACATCCAGGGGTGCGCGTCAAATTCGTGGTCTCAAAGGAGGGCACACCGACTCTCATGATTGCATCCGAGGCCGAGAATCCCGATCTTACGAAGTGCGTGCTCGATGTGGTGGCCACCGTGAAGTTTCCGCCTGCGTCGAGGGAAGTTCTCATGAACTACAATTTCGCCTTCAAACAAGAATTTCCTCCCCATGATGGTAGTAGCTACAAGAAGAAGTTTATTCGTCAGGTCATAGGCGAGAATGAAGAGAACATTCAACGTTGTCACGACATTGGGCTCAAAGAGGACCCTGAGCTTCACGGGAACATTCAGACCAAGTTCTACATTTGGTACGACGGCACTGTGCTCAAGTCGACCATTGAGAGTTCTACTCTGAACAATCCTGATGTGGAGCTATGCATCCAAGAGGCGATTCTTGGCATGCGTTTTCCTGAACCGCCCCTCATGGTTGTAGTTGCATACCCATTAGACTTTAAGACCAAGGAAAAGGGTGATGAATAG
- a CDS encoding RecQ family ATP-dependent DNA helicase produces the protein MSYTEALKTHFGFDGFRGGQEDIVNTIMSGTSALAVMPTGAGKSLCYQLPACLLPGLTVVISPLIALMKDQVDSARARGLKASCIHSGLSWPEQQQVLQDIAQGRLDLIYIAPERFQSEVFRDALSSTTISLLAIDEAHCISQWGHDFRPDYLEIGTFRKFLNEPVTLALTATATPEVQQDILRQLQIQNARVIVSGFERENLFFEVIPVDSEESKIRVLEEMLRAREGQVSVVYCATRKQVDLVSGRLKRAGFLVGAYHAGLKDFERESVQDMFMAGDLPVLVATNAFGMGVDKSDVRAIVHMNFPGSVEGYYQEAGRAGRDGEPASCTVLYSPKDKGIHQFFLDVSYPSATLVMSVWSEVRRLGLGTHSIGADVISRYLSKSSRKTVSHPGAVEAAMRVLKTAGHIDFGIRDGFPWIACLDLARSRDLRVDWDQLKLRRDIAYRQTQDMVRYCESRKCRQVNLLKYFKSTSSFGKRCGHCDNCTGTNAPVAKRPLVEIEDDYQTLVRKALSGVARCRGRVQADLVAAMLRGSNAQKLSSKRLDQLSTYGILSSLDAPRIHELLVQLEDYRLVVKSQDFLALTPAGADVMRGEKDVPDGLRASTSTRAS, from the coding sequence ATGTCATATACAGAAGCTTTAAAAACTCATTTCGGGTTCGATGGATTCCGCGGCGGACAGGAAGACATCGTCAATACAATTATGTCCGGGACAAGCGCACTTGCCGTGATGCCGACAGGGGCGGGGAAGAGCCTTTGTTATCAGCTGCCCGCGTGCCTTCTACCGGGTCTCACGGTAGTGATTTCGCCACTTATCGCTCTGATGAAGGACCAGGTGGATAGCGCCAGAGCGCGCGGTTTGAAGGCCTCCTGCATCCATTCTGGGCTCTCGTGGCCGGAACAGCAGCAGGTCCTTCAAGATATCGCGCAGGGCAGGTTGGACCTCATCTACATTGCCCCGGAGCGTTTTCAGAGCGAAGTCTTCCGGGATGCCCTCTCATCCACCACGATAAGCCTGCTCGCCATTGATGAGGCCCATTGCATCAGCCAGTGGGGGCATGATTTTAGGCCGGACTATCTGGAGATCGGGACCTTTAGGAAGTTCCTTAACGAGCCGGTGACGCTGGCGCTGACTGCCACCGCCACGCCGGAAGTTCAGCAAGATATTTTGCGCCAACTCCAGATTCAGAACGCACGCGTGATCGTCTCAGGGTTCGAGCGCGAAAACCTCTTTTTTGAGGTCATCCCGGTGGACTCGGAGGAGTCGAAGATTCGGGTGCTTGAGGAAATGCTCCGCGCACGTGAGGGTCAGGTTTCGGTGGTCTATTGTGCCACTCGAAAACAAGTAGACCTCGTGTCTGGTCGCCTAAAGCGCGCGGGTTTCCTTGTGGGGGCGTATCATGCGGGGCTCAAGGATTTTGAGCGCGAAAGTGTTCAGGACATGTTTATGGCCGGAGACCTGCCCGTGCTCGTGGCTACCAACGCCTTCGGTATGGGCGTGGATAAATCGGACGTGCGGGCGATCGTCCATATGAACTTCCCTGGCAGTGTAGAAGGCTACTATCAGGAGGCCGGGCGCGCCGGCAGAGACGGTGAGCCCGCCTCGTGTACCGTGCTCTACTCACCCAAAGATAAGGGGATTCACCAATTCTTCTTAGATGTCTCCTACCCAAGCGCCACCCTCGTGATGAGTGTGTGGTCGGAGGTCCGTCGCCTCGGTCTTGGTACCCACTCCATTGGTGCGGACGTGATTTCTCGCTATCTGAGCAAGTCGTCTAGAAAAACGGTTTCCCATCCCGGTGCGGTAGAGGCGGCCATGAGAGTGCTGAAGACCGCCGGGCATATTGATTTTGGTATTCGTGATGGGTTTCCTTGGATCGCCTGTCTGGACCTCGCGCGGTCGCGAGACCTGCGCGTGGATTGGGACCAACTCAAGTTGCGAAGGGATATCGCCTACCGTCAAACCCAAGATATGGTGCGCTACTGCGAGTCTCGAAAGTGCCGACAGGTCAACCTTCTGAAATACTTCAAAAGCACTTCGTCTTTTGGCAAACGTTGCGGGCATTGCGATAATTGCACGGGCACCAATGCCCCCGTCGCAAAGCGGCCGCTCGTGGAGATCGAAGACGACTACCAAACCCTTGTGAGAAAGGCCTTGAGCGGGGTGGCACGGTGTAGAGGCCGCGTTCAGGCAGACCTCGTTGCGGCTATGCTTCGTGGGTCAAACGCCCAAAAACTAAGCTCAAAACGGCTGGATCAACTCTCCACTTACGGTATCCTATCTAGCCTGGATGCCCCTAGAATTCATGAGCTCCTGGTGCAATTGGAAGACTACCGGCTTGTCGTAAAGTCTCAGGACTTCCTTGCACTCACACCCGCCGGCGCTGATGTGATGCGCGGTGAAAAGGATGTCCCAGATGGTTTGAGGGCTTCCACGTCTACGAGGGCCAGTTAA
- a CDS encoding lactate racemase domain-containing protein: MLITIPDYTRPLNIPAVLSETLKDLRESGTNLSSVKVMVGLGLHRPLTPNEKQPILDVTRAHGLEASQVLENHPHAQDLICVSEDPPAYFSPHVVNAPEILTIGVVEPHQYAGFSGGAKGVVIGCGGARTIQHLHSLSMLARPGVGVGITQGNPFLETLWEIAGLLPPIRGRFWVPEANGEGGWFEGPAKEAHHNACEYAKTVHFQEVEPQDWLLLKVPPSKASNFYQASRAATYAALVARPAIKPGGWIFVEASCPEGFGAGEGERAAAERAMLGVDELLRQLRSPSPPQTSGGAQRAYVLALALERAKIGLVGAPRIPELEHLGIPQFDSLEGLCEGSGLVVDSPFHRVPMCTSGLTG, from the coding sequence ATGCTCATCACCATCCCCGACTACACGCGCCCGTTGAACATTCCCGCGGTTCTATCAGAAACACTGAAAGACCTGCGAGAGAGCGGCACCAACCTGTCTTCCGTCAAAGTGATGGTTGGGCTTGGCCTGCACAGACCACTGACACCCAATGAGAAACAACCGATTCTAGACGTGACGCGAGCGCACGGCTTGGAAGCCTCGCAAGTGCTTGAGAACCATCCCCACGCTCAAGATCTCATCTGCGTTTCCGAAGATCCGCCAGCTTACTTTTCGCCGCACGTAGTCAACGCTCCAGAAATTCTGACGATAGGCGTGGTGGAGCCTCATCAGTACGCGGGCTTCTCGGGCGGGGCAAAAGGCGTGGTCATTGGATGTGGAGGTGCTCGCACGATTCAACACCTTCATAGCCTGAGCATGCTGGCTAGGCCGGGCGTGGGTGTAGGCATCACGCAGGGGAATCCCTTCCTCGAGACCCTTTGGGAGATCGCCGGACTTCTTCCTCCGATTCGTGGGAGATTCTGGGTCCCCGAGGCCAATGGCGAAGGCGGATGGTTTGAAGGGCCCGCAAAAGAAGCGCATCACAACGCTTGTGAGTACGCAAAGACCGTTCATTTTCAGGAAGTCGAACCACAGGATTGGCTGCTTCTGAAGGTGCCGCCTTCAAAAGCGAGCAACTTCTATCAGGCTTCGAGGGCTGCGACCTATGCGGCATTGGTGGCGCGTCCGGCCATCAAACCAGGGGGCTGGATTTTTGTAGAGGCTTCGTGCCCGGAGGGTTTTGGCGCAGGCGAGGGCGAGCGAGCTGCAGCTGAACGGGCTATGCTGGGTGTCGACGAACTTCTTCGGCAGTTACGAAGTCCCTCGCCACCCCAAACTTCGGGTGGCGCTCAGCGAGCCTACGTGCTGGCGTTGGCGTTGGAGAGGGCAAAAATCGGGTTGGTCGGGGCGCCTCGGATTCCGGAACTAGAACATCTGGGTATCCCTCAGTTCGATTCGCTAGAAGGCCTCTGCGAGGGAAGCGGGCTGGTCGTTGACTCACCGTTTCATCGTGTACCCATGTGTACAAGCGGACTCACGGGCTAG
- a CDS encoding helix-hairpin-helix domain-containing protein, protein MAATKKNVIETLANVKNLGPAYAEAAYDDLGVRSLDDLIAAAQDKKLQTIKGVGAAKEKSILKSALELKSAAGKAADVVEAPKAPTKAKTPKAPKAEKAPKAEKAPKAEKAPKAEKATPEAKKPAKAKSADKPAAKKSEKPKPAAKKTEKPAEPKKPAEPKAEAKKEAPKTEAPKAERERPQSTYTPPPKKSTHPVVFLGKLVFKIARKLLK, encoded by the coding sequence ATGGCAGCTACAAAAAAGAATGTGATCGAGACATTGGCCAATGTGAAGAATCTTGGGCCGGCCTACGCCGAAGCAGCTTATGATGATCTGGGGGTCAGGAGTCTTGATGACCTCATCGCGGCTGCACAAGACAAGAAGCTCCAGACCATCAAGGGTGTGGGTGCTGCCAAGGAGAAGTCGATTTTGAAGTCGGCCCTCGAGCTTAAGAGCGCTGCCGGAAAGGCTGCCGACGTGGTGGAAGCACCCAAGGCTCCTACCAAAGCAAAGACGCCTAAAGCACCTAAGGCCGAGAAGGCACCTAAGGCCGAGAAGGCACCTAAGGCCGAGAAGGCACCTAAGGCCGAGAAAGCCACACCAGAGGCCAAGAAGCCCGCAAAAGCCAAGTCAGCAGACAAGCCTGCTGCCAAGAAGTCAGAAAAGCCAAAGCCCGCTGCAAAGAAAACCGAGAAACCTGCTGAGCCAAAGAAGCCTGCCGAGCCCAAAGCCGAAGCTAAGAAAGAGGCTCCCAAGACGGAAGCACCAAAGGCTGAGCGTGAGCGCCCACAGTCCACCTACACGCCTCCTCCAAAGAAGAGTACCCATCCGGTAGTCTTCCTCGGCAAGCTCGTCTTCAAGATCGCCAGAAAGCTTCTTAAGTGA
- the prmC gene encoding peptide chain release factor N(5)-glutamine methyltransferase encodes MSETWTVERLIKWTADFFGEKGLESPKLDAELLLGHTLGLRRVELYMQWDRPLNPDELAAFRALIKRRVAREPVAYLTGERAFWALDFKCDSRALIPRPDTEILVERVLELVEVGGTPSILDVGCGTGCIGLTLAHEIPGAQVTLVDLSDGAVELTRENAAKHELHERVEVLKSDLMAAAPGPWDLVVSNPPYIATNEENLMDEDVLKYEPKSALFAGADGLDLIRPLAKQAFSGLNAGGWFLVEIGFSQGPKVVEILGNAGFVDVAIRKDYSGHDRVVEGQKP; translated from the coding sequence ATGAGTGAAACTTGGACTGTTGAGCGGCTTATCAAATGGACCGCTGATTTTTTTGGGGAGAAAGGGCTTGAGAGCCCTAAACTCGACGCAGAGCTTTTGCTCGGGCACACGCTCGGTTTGCGCCGCGTGGAGCTCTATATGCAGTGGGACCGCCCGCTCAACCCAGACGAGTTAGCTGCGTTTCGAGCGCTGATCAAGCGGCGCGTTGCGCGGGAGCCAGTTGCGTATTTGACGGGCGAGCGCGCATTCTGGGCGCTCGACTTTAAATGCGATTCAAGGGCGTTGATTCCGAGGCCGGATACGGAAATCTTGGTGGAGCGCGTGCTCGAATTGGTTGAGGTTGGCGGCACGCCGAGCATCTTGGATGTAGGCTGCGGCACGGGTTGTATCGGGCTTACGCTGGCGCACGAGATTCCTGGCGCGCAGGTTACCCTGGTAGACCTGAGCGATGGTGCCGTCGAGCTCACTCGTGAGAATGCCGCGAAGCATGAGTTGCACGAGCGAGTTGAGGTTTTGAAGAGTGATTTGATGGCGGCCGCGCCGGGCCCATGGGACCTCGTGGTCTCGAATCCGCCGTATATTGCGACTAACGAAGAGAATCTGATGGACGAGGACGTGCTCAAGTACGAGCCCAAGTCCGCCTTATTTGCCGGTGCTGACGGGCTCGATTTGATTCGGCCACTGGCGAAGCAGGCGTTTTCGGGCCTTAATGCCGGCGGCTGGTTCTTGGTGGAGATTGGGTTCTCACAGGGCCCGAAAGTCGTTGAGATTTTGGGCAATGCCGGGTTTGTGGACGTGGCGATCCGAAAGGACTATTCAGGTCATGACCGAGTTGTGGAAGGCCAAAAGCCTTGA
- the htpG gene encoding molecular chaperone HtpG produces MAKTTRKFKAEVSQVLSLVINSLYSNKEIFLRELVSNASDALDKLQFKALTEPELLGDDSGLKIRLEADEEAGTLTIWDNGIGMSEEELIELLGTIAHSGSRTFLEELKSRGESADVNIIGQFGVGFYSAYLVADKVEVISKKAGEDAAFKWSSDAQEKFTVEPAERDVRGTSVVLHLREDQKDFASPWRLRQLVKQYSDFVGHPIEMLEMKYGEDEEEPKWEQINKASALWQRTPSDVTDEQYEEFYKHLSGDWEPPVARAHFKVEGTQQFAGLLFIPSRPPFDLFYADAEHGVRLFVKRVFIMDKAEALMPRWLRFVKGVVDSDDLPLNVSRELLQDSRIVQTIRKQLTKRTLDLLQEVADERPDDYKAIWENFGKVIKEGLHYDPTYKDKLSKLLRFESSTQDEPTSLDAYIERMPEGQEHIYYALGASRSLLDGSPHLEVLRKKGYEVLYLTDGIDQWAIETLPEYEGKKLVDASKDELDVNETEEEREETKAKEEELKPLTERFQDVLQNEISEVRFSKRLADSPACLVVPEGGLASHIERMLRAQNQDVPEQKRILELNPNHPLIEALNKMSSSDAGKVNEWVEMIYDHALLAEGSPIKSPARFAQRLTGLMQEAALRSVE; encoded by the coding sequence ATGGCGAAAACAACTCGTAAATTTAAGGCGGAAGTCTCCCAAGTTCTTAGCTTGGTGATCAATTCTCTGTATTCGAACAAAGAGATTTTTCTTCGTGAGCTGGTCTCAAACGCGTCTGACGCGCTCGACAAGCTTCAGTTCAAGGCGTTAACTGAGCCTGAGCTGCTCGGCGACGATTCCGGCCTCAAAATTCGCCTGGAGGCTGACGAAGAAGCCGGCACCTTAACGATTTGGGACAACGGTATCGGGATGTCTGAGGAGGAGCTCATTGAGCTTCTCGGGACCATTGCGCATTCGGGGTCGCGGACCTTCCTCGAAGAGCTCAAATCACGCGGTGAGAGCGCTGACGTCAATATCATCGGGCAGTTTGGTGTGGGCTTTTACTCGGCCTATCTCGTGGCCGACAAGGTAGAGGTGATTTCCAAGAAGGCTGGCGAAGATGCCGCCTTCAAATGGTCGTCCGACGCGCAGGAGAAGTTCACCGTGGAGCCTGCCGAGCGAGACGTTCGCGGAACCTCTGTGGTGCTGCACCTTCGTGAGGACCAGAAGGATTTTGCGTCGCCATGGCGGCTTCGCCAGCTGGTCAAACAGTATTCGGATTTCGTGGGACATCCCATCGAGATGCTCGAGATGAAGTACGGCGAGGACGAGGAAGAGCCGAAATGGGAGCAGATCAACAAGGCGAGCGCGCTCTGGCAGCGTACGCCTTCGGATGTGACCGATGAGCAGTACGAGGAGTTCTACAAGCACCTCAGCGGCGATTGGGAACCACCGGTTGCCCGCGCCCATTTCAAGGTGGAAGGAACACAGCAGTTTGCCGGTCTCTTGTTTATCCCAAGCCGCCCTCCTTTTGACCTCTTCTACGCGGATGCAGAACACGGCGTGCGCTTGTTTGTGAAGCGCGTGTTCATCATGGACAAGGCGGAAGCCCTGATGCCGCGCTGGTTGCGCTTTGTGAAGGGCGTGGTGGACTCCGATGACCTACCGCTCAACGTGAGCCGTGAACTTCTGCAGGACTCGCGCATTGTCCAGACCATCCGCAAACAACTTACCAAGCGCACACTGGACTTGTTGCAGGAGGTCGCAGACGAGCGACCAGACGACTACAAGGCCATCTGGGAGAATTTTGGGAAGGTCATCAAAGAAGGTCTGCATTACGACCCCACCTACAAAGACAAACTCTCAAAACTACTCAGATTTGAGTCGTCCACGCAGGACGAGCCTACATCGCTAGACGCGTACATTGAGCGCATGCCAGAAGGCCAAGAGCATATCTACTATGCACTCGGGGCGTCGCGTTCGTTGCTCGATGGAAGCCCGCACCTCGAGGTCCTTCGTAAGAAGGGATACGAGGTGCTCTACCTCACCGACGGCATCGACCAATGGGCCATTGAGACACTTCCAGAGTACGAAGGAAAGAAGCTTGTAGACGCTTCCAAGGACGAGCTCGACGTCAACGAGACCGAGGAAGAGCGCGAGGAAACAAAGGCCAAAGAAGAAGAGCTGAAGCCTTTGACTGAGCGTTTCCAGGACGTGTTACAGAACGAGATTTCGGAGGTTCGATTCTCTAAACGCCTCGCCGACTCACCCGCATGTTTGGTGGTTCCCGAGGGTGGTCTGGCTTCGCATATCGAACGTATGCTACGCGCACAGAATCAAGATGTGCCCGAGCAAAAACGCATTCTGGAGCTAAATCCAAATCACCCGCTCATCGAAGCATTGAACAAGATGTCGAGCTCGGACGCCGGCAAAGTCAACGAGTGGGTGGAGATGATCTACGACCACGCCCTGCTGGCTGAAGGCAGCCCGATTAAGTCGCCCGCACGGTTTGCGCAGCGGCTTACCGGACTGATGCAAGAGGCCGCCCTGCGTTCAGTAGAGTAG
- a CDS encoding BrnA antitoxin family protein: MSSNIKADKEISDELDRLEAEYSSVPENRTFIGRGPKAIREHLRLASAPKKQLTIRLDADIVERFKDLAGEDGSYQTLMNRALHEWLEAQSIGELLDSQIQRLETAIRRQETKELVLPPQDPREP, translated from the coding sequence ATGAGTTCAAACATTAAGGCAGACAAAGAAATCTCCGATGAGCTTGACCGACTGGAAGCAGAGTATAGCTCAGTTCCAGAGAACAGGACGTTCATCGGTCGGGGCCCAAAGGCAATACGGGAACACCTACGCCTGGCCTCGGCCCCGAAGAAACAACTCACTATACGTTTGGATGCTGATATCGTTGAGCGTTTCAAAGATCTTGCTGGAGAAGATGGTAGCTATCAAACACTAATGAATCGTGCACTGCACGAGTGGCTGGAGGCTCAAAGTATTGGTGAACTCTTGGATTCCCAGATCCAACGCCTGGAAACTGCTATCCGGCGCCAAGAGACGAAAGAGTTGGTACTACCGCCCCAAGACCCGCGCGAGCCCTGA
- the rfbB gene encoding dTDP-glucose 4,6-dehydratase, translating into MKTVLVTGGAGFIGSALIRYLFQHTDWNIVNVDKLTYAGHLESLEGVSEGARYRFVQADICDAQAMGELIRTTQPDTIMHLAAESHVDRSIDGPGEFIQTNIVGTAVLLQVARDYYETLDGTKRAGFRFHHISTDEVFGELGAEGFFTEDTPYSPRSPYSASKASSDHLVRAWYHTFGLPVLITNCSNNYGPYQFPEKLIPVVILKARNHDAIPVYGKGDNIRDWLYVDDHVRALVRVVEHGKVGETYNIGGHNEKTNLEVVHTICGLLDEFLPGTKHADFITFVKDRPGHDLRYAIDASKIESELGWTPEETFDSGIRRTVQWYLERLDWCRAVLGDETKISRLGLSSGTQAG; encoded by the coding sequence TTGAAGACTGTATTAGTGACTGGTGGTGCTGGATTTATTGGTTCGGCGCTGATTCGATACCTCTTTCAGCATACGGACTGGAATATCGTCAATGTGGACAAGTTGACGTACGCCGGCCACCTTGAGTCGCTCGAAGGCGTGAGTGAAGGTGCACGATATCGGTTTGTTCAGGCCGATATATGTGACGCGCAGGCTATGGGAGAGTTGATTCGAACGACTCAGCCCGACACCATCATGCACCTCGCCGCTGAGTCGCACGTAGACCGTTCTATCGATGGTCCCGGCGAGTTCATTCAAACGAATATTGTGGGCACTGCGGTACTGCTTCAGGTGGCGCGGGATTATTATGAAACGCTTGACGGCACGAAACGTGCCGGGTTCAGATTCCACCACATCTCAACGGATGAGGTCTTCGGAGAGCTTGGAGCCGAAGGGTTCTTTACCGAGGATACGCCTTATTCTCCGCGGTCTCCGTACAGTGCGTCCAAGGCGTCATCCGACCACCTCGTGCGTGCGTGGTACCATACGTTCGGGCTCCCTGTTCTGATCACGAACTGCTCGAATAATTACGGCCCGTATCAGTTCCCGGAGAAGTTGATTCCTGTGGTGATTCTCAAGGCTCGAAATCACGACGCGATTCCGGTGTATGGAAAGGGCGATAATATCCGTGATTGGCTCTATGTAGACGACCATGTGCGGGCGCTGGTGCGCGTGGTGGAGCATGGCAAAGTGGGTGAGACCTACAATATTGGTGGTCACAACGAGAAGACAAATCTCGAGGTTGTACATACGATTTGTGGACTTTTGGATGAGTTCCTCCCCGGCACGAAACATGCCGACTTCATTACCTTTGTGAAGGACCGCCCGGGCCACGATCTTCGTTATGCCATCGACGCCTCGAAGATTGAGAGTGAGCTCGGTTGGACGCCCGAAGAAACGTTCGATTCGGGAATTCGTCGCACGGTTCAGTGGTACCTTGAGAGGTTGGATTGGTGCCGAGCGGTTTTGGGTGATGAGACTAAGATTTCGAGATTGGGTCTCTCGTCTGGAACTCAGGCGGGTTAG